A single window of Metallosphaera hakonensis JCM 8857 = DSM 7519 DNA harbors:
- a CDS encoding YbjQ family protein, which produces MSFRESDILITTAQELSGYKIVEVKGVVIGITVRSRGLGGNIVASFRSLVGGEIKEYVEMAEQARIQALERMIERAKALGANAVINVRFDSNELAQNMDEIIAYGTAVVVTKSI; this is translated from the coding sequence ATGAGTTTTAGAGAAAGTGATATTCTGATTACTACAGCTCAAGAATTATCTGGTTATAAGATAGTTGAAGTTAAAGGAGTTGTAATTGGAATAACAGTGAGATCTAGAGGTCTAGGAGGTAATATAGTAGCTTCTTTTAGAAGCCTAGTTGGGGGAGAGATTAAAGAGTATGTGGAAATGGCTGAACAAGCAAGAATACAAGCTTTAGAAAGAATGATTGAAAGAGCTAAAGCACTAGGAGCAAACGCTGTAATTAACGTTAGGTTCGATTCCAATGAATTAGCTCAAAATATGGATGAGATAATAGCATATGGAACTGCTGTTGTTGTTACAAAAAGTATTTAA
- a CDS encoding enoyl-CoA hydratase/isomerase family protein, which translates to MNTVIVEKGEIGVIKLNRPDKLNAINMEMVYDMVNAFNELKASKAVIITGNGKAFSAGADVKEMMEMSIEQVTREGHMPLWDTMRGFRKPIIAALNGVTAGGGLELAMACDMIIAAESARLGQPEINLGIIPGAGGTQRLTRTVGKYRSMEIVLTGKLITAWEAYRMGLVTKVVPDEALMQESMRLAREISQRSGFAVEMGKEAVNKALDTLLQQGLDFERRNFYVTLLSEDGKEGMRAFIEKRKPNWKT; encoded by the coding sequence ATGAACACAGTCATAGTTGAAAAGGGAGAAATAGGAGTTATCAAGCTGAACAGACCGGATAAACTGAACGCCATAAACATGGAAATGGTATACGATATGGTGAACGCGTTCAACGAATTAAAGGCATCTAAGGCAGTAATTATCACGGGCAACGGTAAGGCTTTCTCGGCGGGAGCAGACGTGAAGGAGATGATGGAGATGTCCATAGAGCAGGTGACCAGAGAGGGTCATATGCCACTTTGGGATACTATGAGGGGGTTCAGGAAGCCCATAATTGCGGCACTCAACGGTGTTACTGCGGGCGGTGGCCTGGAGTTGGCCATGGCGTGCGATATGATAATTGCAGCGGAGAGCGCCAGATTGGGACAGCCGGAGATAAACTTGGGAATAATCCCAGGTGCAGGGGGAACTCAGAGGCTAACTAGAACTGTGGGGAAGTATAGGTCCATGGAGATTGTGTTAACTGGGAAATTGATAACTGCGTGGGAGGCATATAGAATGGGACTGGTCACAAAGGTCGTGCCCGATGAGGCGCTCATGCAGGAATCCATGAGATTAGCTAGGGAGATATCCCAACGCTCCGGTTTTGCGGTGGAGATGGGTAAGGAGGCAGTGAACAAGGCATTGGATACGTTACTTCAACAAGGGCTAGACTTTGAGAGGAGGAACTTCTACGTCACCTTGTTATCGGAGGATGGGAAAGAGGGGATGAGGGCCTTCATAGAGAAGAGGAAGCCAAACTGGAAGACGTAG
- a CDS encoding enoyl-CoA hydratase-related protein encodes MALQIRDQGATSIFILNRPDKLNALSLELRKELLNSLRKFNSDPSKRVAVITGEGKAFSVGADLGSVSSDLTDDLRSSFYPILREIRFSPKIYISAINGVVAGAGISLALACDLRVASRGARFVTAFHNIGLAPDTGLTLILTRLTGARFLDLLLIGGEMSAQELEREGVVRLSDDPLTEALKLAEQISAGAYRSYVASKKLINRALFHDLDEYLEYESAMQGYLGSTQDFKEGIKAFLEKRKPEFRGE; translated from the coding sequence ATGGCACTTCAGATTCGCGATCAGGGAGCAACCTCAATTTTCATCTTGAACAGACCCGATAAGTTAAACGCCTTAAGCTTGGAACTGCGTAAGGAACTCCTTAATTCCTTGAGGAAGTTCAATAGTGATCCCTCTAAGCGGGTCGCCGTGATCACAGGGGAAGGAAAAGCCTTCTCTGTGGGTGCAGACCTTGGGTCTGTCTCATCCGACTTAACCGACGATCTTAGGAGTTCATTCTACCCAATCTTGAGGGAGATCAGGTTTTCCCCTAAGATATACATATCGGCCATAAACGGAGTCGTTGCGGGGGCCGGAATTAGTCTGGCCTTAGCCTGCGACTTAAGGGTAGCCTCCCGTGGAGCCAGGTTCGTTACAGCCTTTCACAATATAGGCCTAGCTCCGGATACAGGTTTAACTCTAATCTTGACCAGGCTAACTGGCGCCAGGTTCCTTGATTTATTGCTCATTGGAGGAGAGATGTCTGCGCAGGAGTTGGAAAGAGAGGGAGTCGTGAGGCTTTCCGACGATCCTCTAACGGAGGCGTTGAAACTTGCAGAGCAAATATCCGCCGGGGCCTACAGGTCGTACGTGGCCTCCAAGAAACTTATCAACAGGGCCCTCTTCCATGACCTTGACGAATATCTGGAGTACGAGTCCGCAATGCAGGGCTACCTCGGATCTACCCAGGACTTCAAGGAGGGAATCAAGGCCTTCCTAGAGAAGAGGAAGCCTGAATTTAGAGGTGAATGA
- a CDS encoding AbrB/MazE/SpoVT family DNA-binding domain-containing protein, which produces MKTKVRVGKKLTIHIPKGVAEELSITEGDVLFLRAKDNKIILEHEDAVLLSLKGRKFASLSPEEVERISEEEQNKRESSH; this is translated from the coding sequence ATGAAGACAAAGGTACGTGTTGGTAAAAAATTAACTATCCATATTCCCAAAGGGGTTGCGGAGGAACTTAGCATAACTGAGGGCGACGTTCTATTCTTGAGGGCTAAAGACAACAAGATAATCCTTGAACACGAGGACGCAGTGTTGCTCTCCTTGAAGGGCAGGAAATTCGCCAGCCTCTCCCCGGAAGAAGTAGAGAGGATAAGCGAAGAGGAGCAGAACAAACGTGAGAGTTCTCATTGA
- a CDS encoding PIN domain-containing protein, translating into MRVLIDTTFILPALGVDVGERVLELIGKFHNHEIYFVELSTLEAMWVIRRLIKKGAEVDLKRVKIGLRSVRETYRLLRVPTSAYLMAIKEKGHEDLIDLTLYYTAKSYGLKFLSIDQKLKEFDKDKVIVDEI; encoded by the coding sequence GTGAGAGTTCTCATTGACACTACTTTCATTTTACCGGCTTTAGGAGTAGACGTCGGAGAGAGAGTTTTAGAATTAATTGGGAAATTTCATAATCATGAAATATACTTTGTGGAGTTGTCCACACTAGAGGCCATGTGGGTCATTAGGAGATTAATTAAGAAAGGTGCGGAGGTGGACCTTAAGCGTGTTAAGATTGGACTCAGGAGCGTTCGGGAAACTTATCGCCTGCTGAGGGTTCCTACGTCCGCTTACTTAATGGCGATTAAAGAGAAAGGTCATGAGGACTTGATAGATCTTACCCTTTATTACACAGCTAAGTCCTATGGACTTAAGTTTCTATCGATTGATCAAAAACTGAAAGAATTTGATAAGGATAAGGTCATAGTAGATGAAATTTAG
- a CDS encoding thiolase domain-containing protein: MRRRVGIIGVGMSKFGKRDDVSVRELSWEAIREAFQDSGLTQRDVDLVVAGSTAYRGVELYPAPPVSEYASLVGKTPIRVEAACATGSAAAFTAVNSIASGLSDVVLAVGFDKMTEVDTQTSLAVGGRGGNYQWEFHMYGTTFPSYYALYATRHMAVYGTKEEDMALASVKAHKYAFLNEKAHLRNKVTVEDVLKSRVISWPIKLLDSSPISDGAAAVIFASEEKIRELKVETPVWVEGIGYGSDTSSIARRGEWTSLRAARDAANMAYFQSKRSPNDIEYATVHDCFTIAEIMAYEDLGFAERGKGATLLREGQTEKGGRVAVNLFGGLKAKGHPLGATGLSMLYEVTKQLREEAGPVQQQFKNYVALTHNVGGTGHYAYVTVLSR; encoded by the coding sequence ATGAGAAGGAGAGTCGGAATTATAGGAGTTGGTATGTCCAAGTTCGGGAAAAGAGACGACGTATCGGTTAGGGAGCTATCTTGGGAGGCAATAAGGGAGGCCTTTCAGGATTCTGGGCTTACGCAGAGGGACGTTGACCTCGTGGTAGCTGGTAGCACGGCTTACCGAGGGGTCGAGCTTTATCCTGCCCCTCCCGTTTCTGAGTACGCTTCCTTGGTAGGAAAAACGCCCATCAGAGTTGAGGCAGCGTGCGCCACGGGATCGGCCGCTGCGTTCACTGCAGTCAATTCCATAGCCTCCGGGTTAAGCGATGTGGTGTTGGCAGTCGGATTTGATAAGATGACGGAGGTCGACACTCAAACCTCGCTCGCTGTGGGCGGTAGAGGTGGAAACTATCAGTGGGAATTTCATATGTATGGAACCACTTTCCCGTCGTATTACGCCCTCTACGCAACAAGGCATATGGCAGTGTACGGCACTAAGGAGGAGGACATGGCCCTGGCCTCGGTCAAGGCCCACAAATACGCGTTCTTGAATGAGAAGGCCCACCTAAGAAACAAGGTCACTGTGGAGGACGTACTTAAGTCGAGAGTCATATCCTGGCCCATAAAGCTTCTGGATTCATCCCCAATCAGTGACGGAGCTGCAGCGGTGATCTTTGCTTCGGAGGAGAAGATAAGGGAACTCAAGGTAGAGACCCCTGTCTGGGTAGAGGGAATCGGGTACGGGAGTGACACGTCCAGTATAGCTAGGAGAGGGGAGTGGACAAGCTTGAGGGCGGCTAGGGACGCCGCCAACATGGCTTATTTCCAAAGCAAGAGGAGTCCCAACGACATCGAGTACGCCACAGTACACGACTGTTTCACCATCGCCGAGATAATGGCCTATGAGGACCTCGGTTTTGCAGAGAGAGGAAAGGGAGCCACGCTTTTGAGGGAGGGCCAGACTGAGAAGGGTGGAAGAGTCGCTGTTAACCTCTTTGGAGGACTTAAGGCCAAGGGTCATCCCCTGGGAGCTACGGGCCTATCCATGTTATACGAGGTTACCAAGCAGTTGAGGGAGGAAGCCGGTCCGGTTCAACAACAATTTAAGAACTACGTGGCCTTAACCCATAACGTTGGAGGAACCGGACATTACGCCTACGTGACCGTTCTTTCGAGGTGA
- a CDS encoding Zn-ribbon domain-containing OB-fold protein codes for MQGIPLDLRYTIPEKGYEKFWEGLTKNEIWGTRCNTCGVTYYPPQRDCPACMSSNLEWVKVSNTGTLMTYTVVKAKPQGYENQEDYVIGIVRTDDGVDLMCWIKGTPRVNSRVNLFTDGRRVVGEIHDV; via the coding sequence ATGCAGGGTATTCCCCTAGATCTTAGGTATACAATCCCGGAGAAAGGATATGAGAAGTTCTGGGAAGGGCTTACCAAGAACGAGATTTGGGGTACCAGATGTAACACCTGTGGCGTCACCTACTACCCTCCACAGAGGGATTGTCCCGCATGCATGTCCTCAAACCTAGAGTGGGTGAAGGTCTCCAACACGGGAACCCTCATGACGTACACCGTGGTTAAGGCCAAACCTCAGGGCTACGAAAATCAAGAGGATTACGTCATAGGAATAGTTAGGACTGACGACGGTGTGGACCTGATGTGCTGGATCAAGGGCACACCACGCGTTAACTCGAGGGTGAATCTGTTCACCGACGGAAGGAGGGTTGTGGGTGAAATCCATGATGTATGA
- a CDS encoding phenylacetate--CoA ligase family protein produces the protein MMYDETDPRALSKEDIESVQMFRLRRVIRRVYESSPFYRKVFKERNLTPEDIRSKEDLKRIPFTTKGDLREKGYPYGGEFLTVSLEEIVGWHMTSGTTGVPTVGAYTSSDVELWANLVARSLRTAGVTRKDVIANVYGYGLFTGGMGLHLGAQKLGAKVIPWSTGRTEALAKTLKDFRATVITGTPSYELVIAEKVREAGLDPEKDLDLRLAIPGAEAMTPEMLRRIEKEFGLLRKGGGAREIYGLTEAIGPGVAQECPEDNHEFMHIWTDHFLVEIVDPETGENLEEGEEGEMVLTHLTREGMPLLRYRTRDITKLVESDDNIPYPKVAIMKGRSDDVIFYKGVKLYPTAVNEVLMSFPEVMEYQMVITKEPQKFLLLVETTSPSEDLRRKIITDIKNTTFVNPEVDFVSPGTLPRFEGKAKRVVLK, from the coding sequence ATGATGTATGACGAAACTGATCCGAGGGCTCTCTCCAAGGAGGACATTGAGAGCGTACAGATGTTCAGGTTAAGGAGGGTCATAAGGAGGGTCTACGAGTCGAGCCCTTTCTATAGGAAAGTCTTCAAGGAAAGGAACCTCACTCCCGAGGACATTAGATCCAAGGAGGACCTGAAGAGGATACCCTTCACCACCAAAGGGGACCTAAGGGAGAAGGGTTATCCCTACGGTGGAGAGTTCCTCACTGTCAGCCTTGAGGAGATAGTTGGGTGGCATATGACCAGCGGGACCACTGGAGTCCCGACTGTGGGCGCATACACCAGCTCAGACGTGGAACTGTGGGCCAACCTAGTTGCGAGGAGTCTTAGGACTGCTGGAGTAACCAGAAAGGACGTGATCGCCAACGTTTACGGTTACGGTCTATTCACGGGAGGAATGGGACTTCATCTGGGAGCTCAGAAGTTGGGAGCTAAGGTCATACCCTGGAGCACTGGGAGGACCGAGGCCTTAGCTAAGACCCTGAAGGACTTCCGTGCTACGGTCATAACAGGAACCCCGTCGTATGAATTAGTCATAGCGGAGAAGGTCAGGGAGGCTGGTCTCGATCCGGAGAAGGACCTAGACCTGAGGTTGGCCATACCAGGGGCAGAGGCAATGACCCCAGAGATGTTGAGGAGGATCGAGAAGGAGTTCGGTCTGTTGAGGAAAGGAGGAGGGGCAAGGGAAATCTACGGCCTGACTGAGGCCATTGGTCCGGGAGTCGCACAGGAGTGCCCGGAGGACAACCACGAGTTCATGCATATATGGACCGATCATTTCCTCGTGGAGATTGTGGATCCTGAAACTGGAGAGAACCTTGAGGAAGGAGAGGAGGGGGAAATGGTCCTGACTCACCTAACAAGGGAGGGAATGCCACTGTTGAGGTACAGGACGAGGGACATAACGAAACTCGTTGAGAGCGACGATAATATACCCTATCCAAAGGTGGCAATCATGAAGGGGAGATCCGACGACGTGATCTTCTATAAGGGAGTAAAACTTTATCCGACCGCAGTGAACGAAGTCCTTATGAGCTTCCCCGAGGTGATGGAATATCAGATGGTGATCACTAAGGAACCCCAGAAGTTCCTCCTTCTAGTGGAGACAACTTCTCCTTCGGAGGACCTCAGGAGGAAGATAATCACGGACATTAAGAACACCACCTTCGTAAATCCCGAGGTGGACTTCGTGTCCCCAGGAACATTACCTAGGTTTGAGGGAAAGGCCAAGAGGGTTGTTTTGAAATGA
- a CDS encoding 3-hydroxyacyl-CoA dehydrogenase, translated as MKVFVVGSGVMGSGIGQVFAMAGNEVKLYDVREDALKKAMDNIRWSVQKLHEKGSVRDPDSVMSRISTSVDLNEAKDHMVIEAVFEDLKVKGEVLSKVSTITHEIIASNTSSLPITDLSKFVKNAERFLGMHFFNPPVLMKLVEVIRGDLTSDQTFYKALDIVKSLGKFPLPVRKDVFGFVVNRVLFRMFTSACNLLELYTPEEIDSVAMKELGMPMGLIMLLDYTGIDVNYDISKEAERRGFPFRCEVLERMVRSGKLGRKTGQGFYDWSKGKPEIKGQRGPDPKELIRGAVDEARWLISQGVVTREELETGVKLGLGMTKGVLELADTFGI; from the coding sequence ATGAAGGTTTTCGTAGTGGGCTCTGGGGTCATGGGGAGCGGAATAGGGCAAGTCTTCGCAATGGCGGGAAACGAAGTTAAGCTCTACGATGTCAGGGAGGACGCCCTTAAGAAGGCCATGGACAACATTAGGTGGTCGGTTCAGAAGCTTCATGAGAAAGGGAGCGTAAGGGATCCCGACTCAGTAATGTCCAGGATAAGTACTTCCGTTGACTTGAACGAAGCTAAGGACCACATGGTGATCGAGGCGGTATTTGAGGACCTAAAGGTGAAAGGGGAGGTGTTGAGCAAGGTCTCTACCATAACCCATGAGATTATAGCTAGTAACACAAGTTCGCTCCCCATTACCGATCTCTCGAAGTTCGTGAAAAATGCAGAAAGGTTCCTAGGCATGCATTTCTTTAATCCACCTGTTCTCATGAAACTGGTTGAGGTGATAAGGGGAGACTTAACCTCGGATCAGACGTTTTATAAGGCTCTAGACATAGTCAAGTCCCTAGGAAAGTTCCCCTTACCTGTTAGGAAGGACGTCTTCGGTTTCGTGGTAAACAGGGTACTCTTTAGGATGTTCACCTCAGCCTGTAACCTCCTGGAACTCTACACCCCTGAAGAGATTGACAGTGTAGCCATGAAAGAACTCGGTATGCCCATGGGATTAATTATGTTATTGGACTACACAGGGATTGACGTCAATTACGATATTAGCAAGGAGGCGGAGAGGAGAGGGTTCCCCTTCAGATGCGAGGTCTTGGAGAGAATGGTGAGAAGCGGGAAATTGGGAAGGAAGACAGGACAGGGATTTTACGACTGGAGTAAGGGTAAGCCCGAAATCAAGGGGCAGAGAGGGCCCGATCCCAAGGAGCTAATTAGGGGGGCAGTCGATGAAGCGAGGTGGCTCATATCTCAGGGAGTGGTGACTAGGGAGGAGCTGGAGACCGGCGTGAAATTAGGTCTGGGAATGACCAAGGGTGTCCTGGAACTTGCGGATACTTTTGGGATCTGA
- a CDS encoding carbonic anhydrase, translating into MRILISCMDRRLNEFLEREYNDGNTIFVRNAGANVGSLKATLSLLKSADEIVILPHTDCGAMGVVEKALKGESLPSSLEPLISPFRKYSNYTKGQLEQVNPEVQRSSVSNLTKAKVRVDLVKTEELNAPPSNDNVALMMPPSNKRYSEMITPDMMYRTYVIQSQGDDGEIDALIARDFLKVREVRRVS; encoded by the coding sequence ATGAGAATCTTAATTTCCTGTATGGATAGGCGATTGAATGAGTTCCTTGAAAGGGAATACAACGACGGCAACACGATTTTTGTGAGGAACGCTGGTGCCAACGTAGGTTCCCTGAAAGCCACCCTATCTCTTTTGAAGAGTGCCGACGAGATAGTGATCCTACCACACACGGATTGCGGGGCAATGGGTGTTGTGGAGAAGGCACTGAAGGGAGAGAGTCTCCCATCATCTCTGGAACCATTGATCTCTCCCTTTAGGAAGTACTCCAATTACACGAAAGGACAACTGGAACAGGTGAACCCTGAAGTTCAGAGAAGTTCCGTCTCAAACCTAACCAAAGCCAAGGTAAGGGTGGATCTGGTGAAGACCGAAGAACTTAACGCTCCACCCTCAAACGACAACGTAGCGTTAATGATGCCCCCCTCCAACAAGAGGTACTCGGAAATGATAACGCCTGACATGATGTACCGAACATACGTGATACAGAGCCAAGGCGATGACGGGGAAATAGACGCATTGATAGCCCGAGACTTCCTTAAGGTCAGGGAGGTCAGAAGGGTCAGCTAG
- a CDS encoding APC family permease, translated as MEDKKTLFLRESSGLVREVSPWSSMFATFGLVTGGVPILILTWLFTAPGANWPLAFLLTLPPTLGMAYLFYLAGIAMPRAGGDYVFNSRAVHPLVGFVNYFGLFVGFGLSLGYYSYLGAQWFGYLFSGLGLAYNSQVFLNAGSWFSSTEGSLVVGLIIVIISMILASVPRAQWRFVTGAGIITFISTLIMFVALAHIDSSTFAQALSTSTGIPNAYDQVISDASNNGLKFEDPLFATFLAAPVIWYYYTWYNLPLSWAGEMKQVKRNVLYATVVSILIIAAYYTIFTALNLHAFGSRFLTSWSYISNNGVNDTVYNNLQSIGDFTPYFAFVVTHSLPLFFIMFLALWLPNFYSNPPLVTGLVRYLFSWSFDRIMPEWMADVSERWRAPVKATLLVGAMGVVGLFLYAYNTPVSLVDVTVVFEIGYGVFALSAALMPYVRKNVYEGTFQNKTKVAGIPLVTLIGSLVFAFTMALLAYTWNNPVLLPVNLETILSLVLIYGLGIAIYVISSERAKRKGLDINVLFQEIPPE; from the coding sequence ATGGAAGATAAAAAGACCCTTTTCCTGAGGGAGTCCTCCGGTCTCGTGAGGGAAGTCAGTCCGTGGTCGTCCATGTTCGCAACCTTCGGCCTCGTTACCGGGGGAGTTCCAATCTTAATCCTAACCTGGCTTTTTACAGCTCCTGGGGCCAACTGGCCCCTGGCCTTTCTATTGACCCTGCCTCCTACCTTGGGCATGGCCTATCTCTTTTACCTAGCGGGTATTGCTATGCCTAGGGCCGGTGGGGATTACGTGTTTAACAGTAGGGCGGTTCACCCGCTCGTGGGTTTCGTGAACTACTTCGGCCTTTTCGTTGGGTTCGGCCTCTCCTTGGGTTATTATAGCTACCTTGGAGCCCAATGGTTTGGTTACCTGTTTTCAGGGCTCGGACTGGCGTACAATAGCCAGGTCTTTCTGAACGCGGGATCTTGGTTCTCCAGTACCGAGGGGAGCTTGGTCGTGGGGTTAATCATAGTCATAATATCCATGATCCTGGCCTCCGTCCCCAGGGCCCAATGGAGGTTCGTGACAGGGGCAGGGATAATCACGTTCATATCAACCCTCATAATGTTCGTTGCCCTGGCTCATATTGATTCCTCTACCTTCGCTCAGGCTCTCTCCACGTCCACAGGTATCCCAAACGCTTATGACCAGGTCATATCCGACGCCTCAAACAACGGATTGAAGTTTGAGGACCCCCTCTTCGCCACCTTCCTGGCAGCCCCGGTAATATGGTATTACTACACGTGGTACAACTTACCCCTTTCCTGGGCTGGGGAAATGAAGCAGGTGAAAAGGAACGTTCTCTACGCCACAGTGGTCTCCATTCTGATAATAGCTGCTTACTACACGATCTTCACGGCTCTGAACCTCCACGCCTTCGGCTCCAGGTTCCTCACGTCCTGGAGTTACATAAGTAACAACGGCGTTAACGACACAGTTTACAACAACCTTCAGAGCATAGGGGACTTCACACCTTACTTCGCTTTCGTGGTTACCCATAGCTTACCCCTCTTCTTCATAATGTTCCTCGCCCTCTGGTTGCCTAACTTTTACAGCAATCCCCCACTGGTCACCGGACTCGTGAGGTATCTCTTTTCCTGGTCCTTCGACAGAATAATGCCCGAGTGGATGGCTGACGTTAGCGAAAGGTGGAGGGCACCCGTGAAGGCAACGTTATTGGTAGGGGCCATGGGGGTTGTGGGACTCTTCCTTTACGCCTACAACACTCCAGTTTCCCTGGTGGATGTTACCGTGGTGTTTGAGATAGGGTACGGCGTGTTTGCCCTCTCAGCGGCCCTCATGCCTTACGTTAGAAAGAACGTCTATGAGGGGACGTTTCAGAACAAGACTAAGGTCGCGGGTATACCCCTTGTGACCTTGATAGGGTCGTTGGTCTTCGCTTTCACTATGGCTCTACTGGCCTATACGTGGAACAACCCTGTCCTCTTACCTGTGAACCTCGAAACCATCCTGTCCCTGGTGTTGATCTACGGCTTAGGGATAGCGATATACGTCATCTCGTCAGAGAGGGCTAAGAGAAAGGGACTGGACATCAACGTCCTGTTCCAGGAGATACCCCCGGAGTGA
- a CDS encoding Rieske (2Fe-2S) protein — translation MLDFVEINGFPVMVFKGERKWLAGCPHKRRPLRNSEVRGDVIRCPFHGAEFDLNTGRLVRPPESKTSCPEDCSLIEVKVENGEVKFSREPFVPSLPRGQ, via the coding sequence ATGTTGGATTTCGTGGAGATTAATGGTTTTCCGGTCATGGTTTTCAAGGGCGAGAGGAAGTGGTTAGCCGGATGCCCTCACAAGAGGAGACCTCTCCGAAATTCAGAGGTGAGAGGTGACGTTATAAGGTGTCCCTTTCACGGTGCCGAGTTCGATCTAAACACGGGGAGACTGGTTAGGCCACCAGAGTCAAAGACTTCATGTCCAGAGGACTGCTCACTCATAGAAGTTAAGGTAGAGAACGGGGAAGTCAAGTTCTCTAGGGAACCCTTTGTCCCCTCTTTACCTAGGGGGCAATGA
- a CDS encoding CAP domain-containing protein: MFFREILDFVNELRSKHGVPPVRYASTGVAQFRAEYMLRERLFSHYDREGIPPFYYFARFGNPFYAEEAIGYVQSNHIQGRGLEMLRKVIIDMVYHDEESGWGHRDTLLDPCFNYGDVGVAMDNNHIYLDITMVSAWIHWSFPPSVRGNVFTAEGKVYTMVPSQVLIYDSVVDRSNVNRHYYDLGNLKAMVLPPNYYAKDVDVIRPLTWSLTRDMKLKFPLPQGHLLSVLILGKDSRSFNWTPMSNKQRGLCGLLVHPVI; this comes from the coding sequence TTGTTTTTTAGGGAAATCCTAGATTTTGTAAACGAGCTCAGGTCTAAACATGGGGTACCTCCCGTTAGATACGCTTCAACTGGGGTAGCCCAATTCAGGGCGGAGTACATGCTTAGGGAGAGACTGTTCAGTCATTACGATAGGGAGGGAATACCTCCCTTTTATTACTTCGCAAGATTTGGCAACCCCTTCTATGCCGAGGAAGCCATAGGGTACGTCCAATCCAACCATATTCAGGGAAGAGGGCTGGAGATGCTCAGGAAAGTGATAATTGACATGGTATATCACGACGAGGAGAGCGGTTGGGGTCACAGGGATACCCTCCTCGACCCTTGCTTCAATTATGGAGACGTTGGGGTCGCCATGGACAACAATCACATCTACTTGGACATCACCATGGTCTCGGCCTGGATTCACTGGTCTTTCCCTCCCTCAGTCAGAGGTAACGTCTTCACGGCTGAAGGCAAGGTCTACACCATGGTTCCGAGCCAGGTTCTAATCTATGACAGCGTAGTTGACAGATCCAACGTAAACAGACACTATTACGACTTAGGCAACCTCAAGGCCATGGTTCTCCCTCCCAACTACTACGCAAAGGACGTAGACGTGATCAGACCCTTGACCTGGAGTTTAACCCGAGACATGAAGCTTAAGTTCCCCCTACCCCAGGGTCATCTGTTGTCTGTGTTGATCCTGGGAAAGGACTCAAGATCCTTCAACTGGACTCCCATGAGCAACAAGCAGAGGGGCCTATGCGGTCTACTAGTTCACCCCGTGATATGA